A portion of the Lolium rigidum isolate FL_2022 chromosome 1, APGP_CSIRO_Lrig_0.1, whole genome shotgun sequence genome contains these proteins:
- the LOC124685323 gene encoding protein DETOXIFICATION 16-like isoform X2 encodes MEASLEETLPLRSLGRKDEQSSAVSGEVKRQLWLAGPLIVGFLMRNLIQMISIMFLGHLGELPLAGATMATSFAGFTGFSLLNGLASGLETLCGQAFGARQYHLVCVHKQRGMLILTLLSVPLAVVWFYAGSILLLFGLKDEDIAMEAGTYARWMIPALFAYGLLQCQVRYLQMQNIVFPVMLSAAATVLFHLAVCWVLVHGLGLGSKGVAISISISYWINVLILAVYVRVSSSCKNTWTGFSMEAFHDPLVFFRVAVPSALMVCSEWWLFETIILLSGLLPNAKLETSVLSITLSTADCLYMIPSGLGAAISTRVSNELGTARPRAARLAVRVAMFFAISEGLVMAMILISVRHVWGHVYSDQEEVVTYVAKMVLLIAVSSLLDGIQSILSGVARGCGWQKIGACINLGAFYIVGIPAAYLFAFVLHIGGMGLWMGIICGILVQDLLLLAITLCTDWEKEATKAKDRVLCSALPTDLAT; translated from the exons ATGGAGGCAAGCCTGGAGGAAACGCTTCCCCTGAGGAGCCTGGGGCGCAAGGACGAGCAGAGCTCGGCGGTGAGCGGGGAGGTGAAGAGGCAGCTGTGGCTGGCCGGGCCGCTAATCGTCGGCTTCCTGATGCGGAACTTGATCCAGATGATCTCTATCATGTTCCTAGGCCACCTCGGCGAACTGCCGCTCGCTGGCGCCACCATGGCCACCTCCTTCGCGGGATTCACAGGATTCAGCCTTCTT AATGGTTTGGCAAGTGGTCTGGAGACCTTGTGCGGCCAAGCATTTGGAGCGAGGCAATACCACCTCGTGTGCGTACACAAGCAACGGGGAATGCTTATACTTACCCTGCTCAGCGTCCCGCTAGCCGTGGTGTGGTTCTACGCCGGCAGCATCCTCCTCCTGTTCGGCCTCAAGGACGAGGACATCGCCATGGAGGCTGGCACCTATGCCCGGTGGATGATCCCGGCGCTCTTCGCCTACGGCCTGCTGCAGTGCCAAGTCCGGTATCTGCAGATGCAGAACATCGTGTTCCCGGTGATGCTGAGCGCTGCCGCGACGGTGCTCTTCCACCTAGCCGTCTGCTGGGTGCTGGTGCATGGCCTCGGGCTGGGTAGCAAGGGTGTCGCCATCAGCATCTCCATCTCCTACTGGATCAACGTGCTCATACTCGCCGTGTACGTGAGGGTGTCGAGCTCTTGCAAGAACACGTGGACGGGGTTCTCCATGGAAGCCTTCCATGACCCTCTCGTCTTCTTCAGGGTTGCCGTGCCCTCTGCTCTGATGGTCTG CTCGGAGTGGTGGTTGTTCGAGACCATCATACTGCTTTCAGGCCTTCTTCCTAATGCAAAGCTGGAAACATCCGTCCTGTCAATCAC ACTCAGCACGGCGGACTGCCTTTACATGATACCCTCTGGCCTCGGAGCCGCCATAAG CACCCGCGTCTCAAATGAGCTGGGCACGGCCCGACCACGGGCTGCCCGCCTCGCCGTCCGTGTCGCTATGTTCTTTGCCATCTCGGAAGGATTGGTCATGGCGATGATCCTGATCTCTGTGCGCCACGTCTGGGGCCATGTTTACAGCGATCAGGAGGAGGTGGTCACGTACGTGGCCAAAATGGTGCTGCTGATTGCAGTGTCCAGCCTCCTTGATGGAATCCAGTCCATTCTCTCAG GTGTGGCTAGAGGATGTGGATGGCAGAAGATCGGCGCATGTATCAACCTCGGCGCATTCTACATCGTCGGCATCCCGGCAGCCTACCTCTTTGCCTTCGTGCTGCACATCGGCGGGATG GGTCTTTGGATGGGAATCATATGCGGCATTCTGGTACAGGACTTGCTGCTCCTAGCTATCACACTATGCACCGACTGGGAGAAGGAG GCAACAAAGGCGAAGGACAGAGTCCTCTGTTCTGCCCTGCCAACAGATCTCGCGACATAA